The following DNA comes from Ferrimicrobium sp..
GTCCAGGTAGGACGGCTTCAGGGGATAACTTCAGACTAGCTCAACTACCAGATACTCGTCCTCCTCGCCTATTTCGAAGAGGTGCGGGACTCGAGGAGAGCCACACTCGCCAACCTCCGGACTGAGATCAGCCGTGTTGGGGTCGAGAAGGATGATCGGGGAAAAGCCTATGCCCAACCCCCGAGAAGCGGCTTTGACGCTCCCGTCGGTCGCGCCCACAAGTGAGCGATCGTGCCTCGTTCGAACACAGCTAGCGTTATGGCTTCGTTGAACGGGTCGGTTCTATCACCGATCTCCGGAGATACTCGGCAAAGAGAGGCACACTGAAGGCAGTCTCACCATAGTCACTGGACCAGATCATCCCCTTGCCCATCAGGCGACCGCGAATTGGCGCTGCTCGCTGTAGGGTCATGCCCAGAGCAGTGGCGATGTCACTCGATCGATAGGGCCCTGATCCTAGGTCGGCCATGGCTCGAAGGTATTGTCTTTCTTGGGCGGTCAACCTACCCATGCGGACTCCAAAGAAGGATGCGTCGAGCTTTGTCTGGACGCCCCTATCTGCCAGCATGACATCCTTATGGGAGATTATCGGCCCCGCCGCACTATTCCAGACACCGAAACCCCATTCCTGTAGGAAATAGGGATAGCCCTGTGAACGCGCCAAAATCTCATCCACAGCACGTTCATCAAACCTAATGCCGGATTGTTCAGCGGGAACGATCAGCGCTCGTGTAGCATCACTCGTGTCAAGTGATCCGATCTCGAGGAATTGAAAGAGTCGTTCGGCGTACGTCTTCACGTCGCCCGCCTTCCCTTTGATGGTTGGGAGGCCAGCACCCACCGCCATCACCGGGAGCTTGAGCTGCGAGCACCGATGCAGACCCATAATCAAGGCGCGGAACACGTCATCGGGCAGATTCTGTAGTTCATCGATTGCAAGGACTACTCCACGTTTGTGCTCTCGGGCGGCTTGTCCAACAGAGACGAAAAGGTCTACAAAGTCTTCCCTGAGATCACCAGAG
Coding sequences within:
- a CDS encoding ATP-binding protein; the encoded protein is MNPAENPYNPGAGTPPPELTGRDGLIEQFGSTAKRLVRGMPGQSTVLVGLRGVGKTVLLNVFEAQATAAGAVTEHLEADQDTLTPDVLARRMRSALYKLAPQESWGRGALAVALRVVASVRVTFAPRGVTLGLDAEPLSGTGDSGDLREDFVDLFVSVGQAAREHKRGVVLAIDELQNLPDDVFRALIMGLHRCSQLKLPVMAVGAGLPTIKGKAGDVKTYAERLFQFLEIGSLDTSDATRALIVPAEQSGIRFDERAVDEILARSQGYPYFLQEWGFGVWNSAAGPIISHKDVMLADRGVQTKLDASFFGVRMGRLTAQERQYLRAMADLGSGPYRSSDIATALGMTLQRAAPIRGRLMGKGMIWSSDYGETAFSVPLFAEYLRRSVIEPTRSTKP